The proteins below are encoded in one region of Methanofollis aquaemaris:
- a CDS encoding PIN domain-containing protein: protein MRRTQGIPPTCVVDANVLFDLVAGGILHDLFSLDCVFLTTDIVVHEVRTVPLTDLRGLEIRELPGEQVIEMLELRKNYPALSMEDISVMVLARHTGAVLLSGDGPLRKTAREEGVVLHGTLWLMDHLVAGEIVTPSRAARAIETMRQNGRWLPGEECELRVRMWRA from the coding sequence GTGCGGCGGACGCAGGGCATCCCCCCGACCTGCGTCGTCGATGCAAACGTCCTCTTCGATCTCGTTGCCGGGGGAATCCTGCACGATCTCTTCTCTCTTGACTGCGTCTTCCTGACCACCGACATCGTCGTCCATGAGGTCAGGACCGTTCCGCTCACGGACCTGCGTGGGCTCGAGATCAGGGAACTTCCCGGCGAACAGGTCATCGAAATGCTCGAACTCAGGAAGAACTATCCTGCTCTTTCCATGGAGGACATCTCGGTGATGGTCCTCGCACGCCATACCGGGGCCGTCCTTCTCTCCGGGGACGGTCCGCTGCGAAAGACCGCACGGGAAGAAGGAGTTGTGCTCCACGGCACCCTCTGGCTCATGGATCACCTCGTCGCCGGCGAGATCGTGACGCCGAGCAGGGCGGCCAGAGCGATCGAGACGATGCGGCAGAACGGGCGCTGGCTGCCGGGCGAGGAGTGCGAACTGAGAGTCAGGATGTGGAGAGCGTGA
- a CDS encoding GNAT family N-acetyltransferase has protein sequence MSQYRLDRILHEEEISQLENLLVPILTNEYPNFSKWLEKVQIEITNGSRFANGIWKEKLIATSIIKLTASGIAELKSFFIDPNFQHSGYGNDLYDDTETQCRKAGVKRIISYIYTDDTPMIEFLISKGFLISGKEDLYGNSRESYILSKALDPEYFGDPFDWEGLGEWYLQTRLNAINIKDHPLVNDRRFDRHMMISLGDYSIHALVEVKDQKVDLDPVSILHKHCNESEYHLPIFIAREFTERAENYAKKNAVIIFNSRDIAQYLGRKTPVICEGTPKGMIVSIKPDYLERLLRQDPPYYYIKGGPSGKSLKAGQTLVFYSTAPEKCVKALGKIRSVTVGTPDEIWNMYNQNLVLSKEEYFRFASIKQKILVIELNDVSEITSIKEDELDTIISKKDRSGSYIDEKTLNGIIKLGSGFDE, from the coding sequence ATGTCACAATATAGACTTGATCGGATCCTTCATGAAGAGGAAATTAGCCAATTAGAAAATTTACTAGTACCTATACTCACGAATGAGTATCCAAATTTTTCAAAATGGCTTGAAAAAGTCCAAATAGAGATAACAAACGGGAGTCGATTCGCGAATGGAATTTGGAAAGAAAAATTGATCGCTACCTCAATAATAAAATTGACTGCAAGTGGAATAGCAGAGTTAAAAAGTTTTTTTATTGATCCTAATTTTCAACATTCAGGTTATGGTAACGACCTTTACGATGATACCGAAACACAATGTCGGAAAGCGGGGGTAAAGAGAATCATATCGTATATATACACCGATGATACCCCCATGATAGAATTTTTGATATCAAAGGGGTTCTTGATATCAGGAAAAGAAGATCTTTATGGAAACTCAAGGGAATCCTATATTCTTTCAAAAGCATTAGATCCAGAATACTTTGGAGATCCATTTGATTGGGAGGGGCTTGGAGAATGGTATCTTCAAACTAGGTTAAATGCGATAAATATAAAGGATCATCCTCTTGTTAATGATAGGCGATTTGATAGACATATGATGATCAGTCTAGGAGATTATTCGATTCATGCATTGGTCGAAGTAAAAGACCAAAAAGTCGATCTTGACCCTGTATCAATTTTGCATAAACACTGTAATGAATCAGAATATCATTTACCAATCTTCATTGCTCGTGAGTTTACTGAAAGAGCTGAAAATTATGCTAAAAAGAATGCAGTAATTATCTTCAATTCTCGTGATATTGCTCAGTACCTCGGGAGGAAAACCCCAGTTATTTGTGAGGGCACCCCAAAAGGAATGATTGTTTCAATCAAGCCAGATTACCTTGAAAGACTTTTGAGACAAGATCCTCCCTATTATTATATAAAGGGGGGACCATCAGGTAAATCCCTTAAAGCCGGGCAAACGTTAGTATTTTACTCAACAGCCCCCGAAAAGTGTGTAAAAGCACTTGGTAAAATAAGATCAGTTACAGTAGGCACTCCAGATGAAATATGGAACATGTATAACCAGAATTTAGTCCTTAGTAAAGAAGAGTACTTCCGTTTTGCCTCTATTAAGCAAAAAATATTGGTTATTGAATTGAATGATGTTAGTGAGATAACTTCTATCAAAGAAGACGAATTAGACACAATTATTTCAAAAAAAGATAGAAGTGGATCGTATATTGATGAAAAAACCTTAAATGGAATTATAAAATTAGGTTCTGGGTTTGATGAATGA
- a CDS encoding PIN domain-containing protein has translation MKLLLDTNILLHRESKNPVNQDIGRLFSWIDKLGYEKCIHQVNIDEIEKIKDENVRKAFLIKIDSYHRLPTVAPLHPVVREVSEKYDTSSNDLNDTALLNEVYSQRVDLLLTEDRKIHKKALKLGIDEKVFTIDSFLEKVTSENPDLVDYNILSVRKEYFGNINIKDDFFESLKEDYQDFEKWFAKKSDEKAYICLLEKKIIAFLYLKLEKENELYSDIRPNFSKKRRLKIGTFKVDLNGYKLGERFLKIIFDNAIQYSVDEIYVTIFPKSIGQLRLINLLKDFGFAYHGKKESISGEEDVYVREFSRNALKSSPKTTYPYIDSKVNKYLVSIYPEYHTSLLPDSILCTESSEDYIENEPHRNAISKIFISRSFNRDLNVGDIIIFYRTGGYHKSVITTLGIVENIHTNIQDEDHFISLCRKRSVFSTDELIAKWNEKPNSRPFVVNFLYTYSFPKRLNLKRLIELGVIKDRSSAPRGFEEISDQSFEKIISETGTNRHIIIT, from the coding sequence ATGAAGTTGTTATTAGACACGAATATTCTTCTACATCGTGAAAGTAAAAATCCTGTTAACCAAGATATTGGGAGACTTTTTTCTTGGATCGATAAATTAGGATATGAAAAATGTATACATCAAGTCAATATCGATGAGATAGAAAAAATTAAAGATGAAAATGTTCGTAAGGCATTTTTGATTAAAATTGATAGTTATCATCGTTTACCTACCGTGGCCCCACTTCATCCAGTTGTAAGAGAAGTATCAGAAAAATATGATACAAGTAGTAATGACTTGAACGATACTGCTCTCTTAAATGAGGTATATTCTCAGCGTGTCGATTTACTACTGACCGAAGACCGAAAAATTCATAAAAAGGCTTTAAAGTTAGGGATTGACGAAAAAGTATTCACAATAGACTCTTTTTTGGAGAAAGTCACTTCAGAAAATCCTGACCTTGTTGACTATAATATTTTATCAGTACGAAAAGAATACTTTGGAAATATTAATATAAAAGATGATTTTTTTGAAAGTTTAAAAGAAGATTATCAAGATTTTGAGAAATGGTTCGCGAAAAAATCTGATGAAAAAGCATATATCTGTCTTTTGGAAAAAAAAATAATTGCATTTCTTTATTTAAAATTAGAAAAAGAGAATGAACTCTATTCAGATATAAGACCTAATTTTTCAAAAAAAAGGCGACTCAAAATAGGTACATTTAAGGTTGATTTAAATGGTTACAAACTTGGAGAAAGATTCTTAAAAATAATCTTCGATAACGCGATACAGTATTCTGTAGATGAAATATATGTTACAATTTTTCCAAAAAGCATTGGTCAATTACGTCTAATAAATTTGCTTAAAGATTTTGGTTTTGCATACCATGGCAAAAAAGAGTCAATTTCTGGGGAAGAAGATGTATATGTTAGGGAATTCTCACGAAATGCTTTGAAATCATCACCTAAGACAACCTACCCGTACATTGATAGTAAAGTCAATAAATATCTTGTTTCCATATATCCTGAATATCATACAAGCCTTCTACCAGACTCTATACTTTGTACTGAATCATCTGAGGATTATATTGAGAACGAACCTCACAGAAATGCAATTTCAAAGATTTTTATATCGAGATCGTTTAATCGAGATTTAAACGTTGGGGACATTATAATATTTTATCGAACTGGGGGATATCATAAGAGTGTAATTACCACCCTTGGGATTGTAGAAAACATCCACACAAATATTCAAGATGAAGATCACTTTATTAGCCTGTGCCGAAAAAGAAGTGTTTTTTCCACAGACGAACTTATCGCCAAGTGGAATGAAAAACCAAATTCCAGACCTTTTGTTGTAAATTTCTTGTATACCTATTCATTCCCAAAAAGACTAAATTTAAAGCGGCTCATTGAATTGGGAGTAATTAAAGATAGATCTTCGGCCCCACGAGGATTTGAAGAGATATCTGATCAGAGTTTTGAAAAAATAATTTCAGAGACAGGCACCAATCGGCACATTATTATCACGTGA
- a CDS encoding ACT domain-containing protein, whose translation MKKTIITVVGKDTVGIIAKVCTYLAENQVNVEDISQTIVQGYFNMMMIVDTDGSTRPFGEMVRDLETLGDEIGVRIRCQREDIFTKMHRI comes from the coding sequence ATGAAAAAAACCATCATCACGGTCGTGGGCAAAGACACCGTCGGGATCATCGCGAAGGTCTGCACCTACCTCGCGGAGAACCAGGTGAACGTCGAGGACATCTCCCAGACCATCGTGCAGGGCTACTTCAATATGATGATGATCGTCGACACCGACGGGTCGACAAGACCCTTCGGCGAGATGGTCCGTGATCTCGAAACCCTCGGCGACGAGATCGGGGTCAGGATCCGGTGCCAGCGCGAGGACATCTTTACGAAAATGCACCGGATCTGA
- a CDS encoding helix-turn-helix domain-containing protein, which yields MSIAERIKAARRSAGMNQRELGAAVGVSATAISKYEREEVVPASGTLIRLGEALDVNIDFFFRQVTVHLSAPQYRCHRTLTKKEEHIIHAKVTDWLERYLEIEMISGIRADLDLPPREECRASGMEEVEAVASRVREAWDLGLDPIENVMDVLEQHGIKVGTIEAPDSFDALTLYHDERTPVIAVNTAMSGDRQRYNCAHELGHLLLRVEHPLDEEAAAHRFAGAFLVPREMVWKELGKKRHAVDLRELYLLKHKYGMSMKAWVRRAQDLGVITGVTAKGLYARLNQAKAGREKPAKPVRHETPTYMHLLILRAMNEKKITRSRARELFGGDLPGITAGVE from the coding sequence ATGAGCATTGCCGAGCGGATAAAGGCGGCCCGAAGAAGTGCCGGGATGAACCAGCGGGAACTCGGTGCGGCAGTCGGAGTAAGTGCGACGGCGATTTCGAAGTACGAACGAGAAGAGGTGGTCCCGGCTTCGGGCACGCTCATCCGCCTCGGTGAGGCCCTGGACGTCAACATCGACTTCTTCTTCCGGCAGGTCACGGTGCACCTCTCCGCACCGCAGTACCGGTGCCACCGAACACTCACCAAAAAAGAGGAGCATATCATCCACGCGAAGGTGACCGACTGGCTGGAACGCTACCTGGAGATCGAGATGATCTCGGGCATCAGGGCCGATCTGGACCTCCCGCCGCGTGAAGAGTGCCGGGCATCCGGCATGGAGGAGGTGGAAGCGGTCGCCTCGCGGGTACGCGAGGCCTGGGACCTGGGCCTCGACCCCATCGAGAACGTGATGGACGTCCTGGAACAGCACGGGATCAAGGTCGGCACCATCGAAGCACCCGACTCCTTCGACGCCCTGACATTGTATCACGACGAGAGGACGCCGGTGATCGCGGTCAACACCGCCATGAGCGGGGATCGCCAACGCTACAACTGCGCCCACGAACTGGGGCACCTGCTCCTCCGGGTGGAGCACCCGCTCGATGAAGAAGCGGCGGCGCACCGGTTTGCCGGCGCATTTCTTGTGCCCCGCGAGATGGTGTGGAAAGAACTGGGGAAGAAACGCCATGCCGTCGATCTCCGGGAACTCTATCTCCTCAAGCACAAGTACGGGATGAGCATGAAAGCCTGGGTCCGTCGTGCCCAGGACCTCGGGGTCATCACCGGGGTGACCGCAAAGGGGCTGTATGCCCGGCTGAACCAGGCGAAGGCCGGCAGGGAAAAGCCTGCGAAACCGGTGAGACATGAAACGCCCACGTACATGCATCTGCTCATCCTGCGGGCCATGAACGAGAAGAAGATCACGCGGTCGCGGGCCAGAGAACTCTTCGGGGGCGACCTGCCCGGGATCACCGCAGGGGTTGAGTAG